One genomic segment of Fusobacterium varium includes these proteins:
- a CDS encoding nicotinate phosphoribosyltransferase: MDKEIVLTEFAKVINSDRYQYTESDIFLMEHMEEKEAVFDVFFRKTEDGGFAVVSGVQEVVNLIEIMNNTSEEEKRMYFSKLIHEEHLVEYLSKIKFTGDMYAMRDGEIAYPNEPVITIKAPLIQAKILETPILNIINMQMAIATKASRVTRAAYPVQVSSFGSRRAHGFDSAVAGNKAAVIGGCTSHSNLVTEYKYGIPSIGTMAHSYIQTFGVGSHAEREAFDTFIKHRRNRKSNALVLLIDTYNTLGIGIKNAIDSFKACGIDDSYNGIYGVRIDSGDLAYLSKKCRALLDEAGLKKAKIFLTNSLNEELIRSLREQGVCADVYGVGDEIAVSKSNPCFGGVYKIVEIDKEPVIKLSEDIIKISNPGFKEVYRIYDKDGLAYADLVTLVRDDKDKEKLTEGKDITIRDEKYEFKFSNLKSGEYSVKKLTREYVKSGEIVKDEYEKLFDVLGSQRYYLDSLEKISEERKRLENPHKYKVDLSEDLIKLKYDLIKTIKSEVTKNDSHSK, translated from the coding sequence ATGGATAAGGAAATTGTTTTAACAGAGTTTGCAAAAGTTATAAACTCAGATAGATATCAATACACAGAAAGTGATATTTTTTTAATGGAACATATGGAAGAAAAAGAAGCTGTTTTTGATGTGTTTTTTAGAAAGACTGAAGATGGTGGATTTGCAGTTGTTTCAGGAGTACAAGAGGTAGTCAATCTAATTGAGATTATGAATAATACAAGTGAAGAGGAGAAGAGAATGTATTTTTCTAAACTTATTCACGAGGAACATTTAGTAGAATATCTTTCAAAAATAAAATTCACTGGGGACATGTATGCTATGAGAGATGGAGAGATAGCATATCCTAATGAACCAGTAATAACAATTAAAGCTCCATTAATTCAAGCTAAAATTTTAGAAACACCTATTTTAAATATAATCAATATGCAAATGGCAATAGCTACTAAAGCATCAAGAGTAACAAGAGCAGCTTATCCAGTGCAAGTATCATCATTTGGAAGCAGAAGAGCACATGGTTTTGATAGTGCAGTTGCAGGAAATAAAGCAGCAGTTATAGGTGGTTGTACAAGTCATTCAAACTTAGTAACAGAATATAAATATGGTATTCCAAGTATAGGAACTATGGCTCACTCATATATACAAACTTTTGGTGTTGGAAGTCATGCTGAAAGAGAAGCTTTTGATACTTTCATTAAACATAGAAGAAATAGAAAATCAAATGCTTTAGTACTTCTTATAGATACATACAATACTTTAGGAATAGGTATAAAAAATGCGATAGATTCATTTAAAGCTTGTGGAATAGATGATTCATACAATGGGATTTATGGAGTTAGAATAGATTCTGGAGACTTAGCATATCTATCTAAAAAATGTAGAGCTTTACTTGATGAAGCAGGATTGAAGAAGGCTAAAATTTTCCTTACTAACTCACTAAACGAGGAATTAATAAGATCATTGAGAGAGCAAGGAGTTTGTGCTGATGTCTATGGTGTTGGAGATGAGATAGCAGTTAGCAAATCAAATCCTTGTTTTGGTGGAGTATACAAAATTGTAGAGATAGATAAAGAGCCAGTTATAAAATTATCAGAAGATATTATTAAAATATCAAACCCAGGATTTAAAGAAGTTTACAGAATATATGATAAAGATGGATTAGCATATGCTGACCTTGTAACTTTAGTGAGAGATGACAAGGATAAAGAAAAATTAACTGAAGGTAAAGATATAACTATTAGAGATGAAAAATATGAGTTTAAATTTAGTAATCTAAAATCTGGAGAATATTCAGTTAAGAAATTAACTAGAGAATATGTAAAATCTGGAGAGATAGTAAAAGATGAATATGAAAAATTATTTGATGTGCTAGGATCTCAAAGATACTATCTTGATAGTTTAGAAAAGATTTCAGAAGAAAGAAAAAGACTTGAAAATCCTCATAAATATAAAGTAGACTTATCAGAAGATCTTATAAAATTAAAATATGATTTGATAA
- a CDS encoding D-tyrosyl-tRNA(Tyr) deacylase, which yields MKAVIQRVKYSSVTVDGKKIGEIQNGLLVLLGVTHTDSEKEVNWLATKIKDLRIFEDEDGKMNLGLEDIKGELLVISQFTLYGNCIKGRRPGFTDAARPDLAKPLYEKFLEKCRSFGIKTECGEFGADMKVELLNDGPVTLVIDTKDVANLK from the coding sequence ATGAAAGCTGTTATTCAAAGAGTTAAATACTCTAGCGTTACTGTTGATGGAAAAAAAATAGGAGAGATTCAAAATGGACTTCTTGTTCTTTTAGGAGTTACTCATACAGATAGTGAAAAAGAAGTTAATTGGTTAGCAACTAAAATTAAAGATCTTAGAATTTTTGAAGATGAAGATGGAAAAATGAATCTAGGATTGGAAGATATTAAAGGAGAACTTTTAGTAATCTCTCAATTTACTCTATATGGAAACTGCATCAAAGGACGTCGTCCAGGGTTTACTGATGCTGCTAGACCTGATCTTGCAAAACCTCTTTATGAAAAATTCCTTGAAAAATGCAGAAGCTTTGGTATAAAAACTGAATGTGGAGAGTTTGGAGCAGATATGAAAGTTGAGCTTTTAAACGACGGACCTGTTACTTTAGTAATTGATACAAAGGATGTTGCTAATCTTAAATAG